One window of Robiginitalea biformata HTCC2501 genomic DNA carries:
- a CDS encoding riboflavin synthase, which produces MFTGIIETLATVTRIQKDRSNLDITLESSLTPELKIDQSLAHNGVCLTVVAIEGTTYTVTAVAETLSRSNLGDLREGDRVNLERAMVLGARLDGHIVQGHVDQVGRCTGVSQQDGSWIFRFDYEPGPGRVTIEKGSITVDGVSLTVVDSAPGSFSVAIIPYTYEHTRFCEYAPGTRVNLEFDMIGKYVARLMEPHRPQA; this is translated from the coding sequence ATGTTTACCGGAATCATCGAAACCCTCGCCACCGTTACCCGGATCCAAAAGGACCGGTCAAACCTCGACATCACCCTGGAGTCGTCCCTGACCCCGGAACTCAAAATCGACCAAAGCCTGGCCCACAACGGGGTCTGCCTGACGGTGGTGGCCATAGAAGGGACTACCTATACCGTCACCGCCGTGGCCGAAACGCTCAGCCGCAGCAACCTGGGGGACCTCCGGGAAGGCGACCGGGTGAACCTGGAACGGGCCATGGTGCTGGGCGCCCGCCTGGACGGGCATATTGTCCAGGGACACGTGGACCAGGTGGGCCGGTGCACCGGGGTTAGCCAACAGGACGGGAGCTGGATTTTCCGGTTTGACTACGAGCCCGGGCCGGGCCGCGTCACCATTGAGAAAGGGTCCATAACCGTGGACGGGGTGAGCCTGACCGTAGTGGACTCCGCCCCCGGCAGCTTCAGTGTTGCGATCATCCCCTATACCTACGAGCACACAAGATTCTGCGAATACGCCCCGGGCACCCGGGTGAACCTGGAATTCGATATGATTGGCAAGTACGTGGCGCGCCTGATGGAGCCGCACAGGCCGCAGGCCTGA
- a CDS encoding beta-ketoacyl-ACP synthase III, protein MSSITAAITAVGAYVPEYRLTNAILETLVDTNDEWITTRTGIKERRILKDPDKGTSFLAIKAAQDLIEKRGLDPAEIDMVIVGTATPDMPVASTAVYVASEIGAVNAFAYDLQAACSNFLYGMSTAARYIESGRYKKVLLIGADKMSSIIDYEDRTTCIIFGDGAGAVLFEPNSDGLGLQDEYLRSDGKGRQFLKIEAGGSLMPPTEETVREKKHFVRQDGKSVFKFAVSNMAEVSALVMERNDLTHEDVDWLVPHQANKRIIDATAHRMGLEAEKVMMNIERYGNTTSATLPLLLSDYEKQLKKGDSLIFAAFGGGFTWGAIYLTWAYDS, encoded by the coding sequence ATGAGCAGTATTACGGCAGCGATTACCGCTGTGGGGGCCTATGTTCCCGAATACCGATTGACCAATGCCATCCTGGAGACCCTGGTGGATACGAATGACGAATGGATCACCACCCGAACGGGTATCAAGGAACGCCGGATTCTCAAAGATCCGGATAAAGGGACTTCCTTTTTGGCCATCAAGGCTGCCCAGGACCTGATTGAGAAACGGGGGCTCGACCCGGCTGAGATCGACATGGTCATTGTGGGAACGGCCACCCCGGATATGCCGGTGGCCTCTACGGCCGTGTATGTGGCCTCGGAGATCGGGGCTGTCAACGCCTTTGCATACGACCTGCAGGCGGCCTGTTCGAATTTTTTGTACGGCATGTCCACGGCAGCCCGCTATATCGAATCAGGGCGCTATAAGAAAGTGCTGCTCATCGGAGCGGACAAGATGTCTTCGATCATCGATTACGAAGACCGGACAACATGTATTATCTTCGGGGACGGCGCAGGTGCCGTGTTGTTTGAGCCAAATTCAGACGGGCTCGGTTTGCAGGACGAATACCTTCGCAGTGACGGTAAGGGACGGCAGTTCCTCAAGATCGAGGCGGGCGGTTCCTTGATGCCCCCCACGGAGGAAACGGTTCGCGAAAAAAAGCACTTTGTCCGCCAGGACGGGAAGTCGGTCTTTAAGTTTGCCGTCTCCAACATGGCTGAGGTATCGGCACTCGTTATGGAACGCAACGACCTCACCCATGAGGACGTGGACTGGCTGGTGCCGCACCAGGCCAATAAGCGCATTATCGATGCCACGGCGCACCGGATGGGCCTGGAGGCCGAAAAGGTGATGATGAACATCGAACGCTACGGAAATACCACGTCTGCCACGCTGCCGCTGCTGCTCAGCGATTACGAAAAGCAGCTCAAAAAGGGCGACAGTCTTATATTTGCAGCGTTTGGGGGAGGGTTTACGTGGGGAGCCATCTACCTGACCTGGGCTTACGATTCATAA
- the pdxA gene encoding 4-hydroxythreonine-4-phosphate dehydrogenase PdxA has protein sequence MEDDGQQIKVGISVGDLGGIGCEVALKTFSDPRMLDFCTPVFFASGKTISHQKAHFCLDIGFQGVGDASGAIPGKVNVVNVWKEHPEVPFGRASQTGGEYAIQSLQAAVDALKNGAIDLLVTAPIDKKTVQSDQFRFPGHTDYLARELGGESLMFMVTEGLKVGLLTDHVPVKDAPALITQKLIYSKVQAMEESLKRDFAIRRPRIAVLGINPHSGDEGVIGREDEEVLKPALRKLTDGKHLVFGPYAADTFFASDNYREFDGILACYHDQGLIPFKTLAFGKGVNFTAGLSRVRTSPDHGTAYDIAGKGKADPSSFAEAVFTGIRIFRNRREYDRLTSNPLQKQKLKRSGKGREGQK, from the coding sequence ATGGAGGACGACGGGCAGCAAATCAAGGTGGGGATATCAGTTGGGGATCTGGGAGGCATTGGATGTGAAGTGGCTCTCAAGACGTTTTCGGACCCGCGGATGCTCGATTTCTGCACGCCCGTATTCTTCGCCTCCGGCAAGACCATTTCCCACCAGAAGGCGCATTTTTGCCTGGACATCGGCTTTCAGGGAGTTGGGGACGCTTCCGGGGCCATCCCGGGGAAGGTCAACGTGGTCAACGTTTGGAAAGAACATCCGGAAGTACCCTTCGGCCGGGCCAGCCAGACAGGGGGCGAATACGCCATCCAGTCGCTGCAGGCGGCGGTGGACGCCCTGAAAAATGGCGCCATCGACCTGTTAGTCACCGCCCCCATCGATAAGAAAACCGTCCAGAGCGACCAGTTCAGGTTTCCGGGACACACGGATTACCTGGCCCGGGAACTGGGAGGGGAAAGCCTGATGTTCATGGTGACCGAAGGGCTGAAGGTGGGGTTGCTCACCGACCACGTGCCCGTGAAGGACGCCCCCGCCCTGATCACCCAGAAATTGATTTATTCCAAGGTGCAGGCCATGGAGGAATCCCTGAAACGGGATTTTGCGATTCGCAGGCCCCGGATCGCCGTGCTGGGCATCAACCCGCACAGCGGGGACGAGGGAGTGATTGGCCGGGAGGACGAAGAAGTGCTCAAGCCCGCACTGAGGAAACTCACCGACGGGAAGCACCTCGTCTTCGGCCCCTATGCCGCCGACACGTTTTTCGCCTCGGACAATTACCGGGAATTTGACGGTATCCTGGCCTGTTACCACGACCAGGGCCTCATCCCGTTTAAAACGCTCGCTTTCGGGAAAGGGGTGAACTTTACCGCGGGCCTGTCCCGGGTGCGCACCTCCCCGGACCACGGCACCGCCTATGACATTGCCGGCAAAGGCAAGGCCGACCCCTCGTCTTTTGCGGAAGCCGTTTTCACCGGGATTCGTATTTTCCGCAACCGGAGGGAGTACGACCGGCTTACCAGCAACCCGCTTCAGAAGCAGAAACTAAAGCGCTCTGGCAAGGGCCGTGAGGGCCAGAAATAG
- a CDS encoding acyltransferase family protein has translation MKERIVSVDIFRGLTIALMILVNTPGTWEAVYAPFRHAEWHGYTPTDLVFPFFLFIVGTSIVFAYRNKQPDAATHRKIIVRTLKLILLGIFLGAFTVEPPFFEPFSEIRFPGVLQRIGVVFFAAALLFLHTNYKTLLAITVVILLGYWVWMAFIPLGGEPPSLERVPNNWANYIDVHVFGSHTYKPDYDPEGLLSTLPAIASALLGIFTGRVLVSDRANKTQWMLLAGAALLAAGSIWGLVFPVNKALWTSSFVLVTAGWANLLLALIYYLTDVKKMQFGSIFRYAGANAITVYFLSSFVTSLFYQIQVDEGLSVHGWLFRNIYVHEFLPLALSSLLYGLTVMGFYLLLGWWLYRRKIFIKV, from the coding sequence ATGAAAGAACGCATTGTCTCGGTCGACATATTCCGGGGGCTCACCATTGCCCTGATGATCCTGGTAAACACCCCGGGGACCTGGGAGGCCGTCTACGCCCCTTTTCGCCATGCGGAGTGGCACGGATATACGCCCACGGACCTGGTCTTCCCGTTTTTCCTGTTTATCGTCGGGACGTCTATTGTCTTCGCCTACCGCAACAAGCAACCCGATGCGGCTACGCACCGCAAGATCATAGTCCGGACGCTCAAACTGATTTTACTGGGGATCTTCCTGGGGGCTTTTACCGTAGAACCGCCGTTTTTTGAGCCCTTCAGCGAGATTCGTTTCCCGGGTGTGTTGCAGCGGATCGGGGTGGTCTTCTTTGCTGCAGCCCTGTTGTTTTTACATACCAACTACAAAACGCTTTTGGCGATCACCGTGGTAATCCTGCTGGGTTACTGGGTCTGGATGGCCTTTATTCCCCTCGGAGGTGAGCCGCCGTCCCTGGAGCGGGTGCCCAACAACTGGGCCAACTATATCGATGTCCACGTCTTCGGGAGCCATACCTATAAGCCGGATTACGACCCGGAGGGCCTGTTGAGCACGTTGCCGGCCATCGCCTCGGCCCTTCTGGGCATCTTTACGGGGCGGGTGCTCGTATCGGACCGGGCGAACAAGACGCAGTGGATGCTGCTGGCCGGGGCGGCCCTGTTGGCGGCCGGCTCCATCTGGGGCCTGGTTTTCCCTGTCAACAAGGCTTTATGGACCAGCAGTTTTGTCCTGGTTACGGCCGGCTGGGCCAACCTGTTGCTGGCGCTGATCTACTATCTCACAGATGTGAAGAAGATGCAGTTTGGGAGTATTTTCCGCTACGCCGGGGCGAATGCCATTACGGTGTATTTCCTGTCGAGTTTTGTGACAAGCCTTTTCTATCAGATACAGGTGGACGAAGGGCTCAGTGTCCACGGCTGGCTCTTCCGGAATATCTATGTACACGAATTCCTGCCTTTGGCGCTATCCTCCCTGCTATACGGGTTGACGGTAATGGGCTTTTACCTGTTGCTCGGCTGGTGGCTTTACAGGAGAAAGATTTTTATCAAGGTCTGA
- a CDS encoding YceD family protein gives MKNKEFDIPFSGLKQGKHHFEYQIDNTFFDSFDYDEFNASDIAVVAVLEKMSTMMELTMQATGSVHVNCDITNEPFDQPVAGNLKLVVKFGEAFNDEDDEILVLPHGEHQFNIAQYVFEMLALAVPSKRIHPGVADGTLDSEVLRKLEELQPKENNEQKDDTDPRWDALRNLLTDKK, from the coding sequence ATGAAGAACAAGGAATTCGACATTCCTTTTTCGGGTCTGAAGCAGGGGAAGCATCATTTTGAGTATCAAATTGACAATACGTTCTTTGATTCTTTTGACTACGACGAATTCAACGCTTCCGATATAGCGGTCGTCGCTGTCCTCGAAAAGATGAGCACCATGATGGAGCTCACCATGCAGGCAACCGGTTCGGTGCACGTCAATTGCGACATCACCAATGAACCGTTCGACCAGCCGGTGGCGGGCAACCTGAAACTGGTTGTGAAATTCGGGGAGGCTTTCAACGACGAGGACGATGAGATCCTGGTACTGCCCCACGGGGAGCACCAGTTCAATATCGCCCAGTACGTTTTTGAAATGCTGGCGCTCGCCGTGCCGTCCAAACGGATTCACCCCGGGGTGGCAGACGGCACCCTGGACTCGGAAGTACTGCGCAAGCTCGAGGAATTGCAGCCAAAAGAAAACAACGAACAAAAGGACGATACGGATCCCAGGTGGGATGCATTACGAAATTTATTAACGGACAAAAAATAA
- a CDS encoding sodium:solute symporter family protein, with amino-acid sequence MQLSSLDYALIIGFFAIVLTIGIVVSKRSGKNTAEYFLSGRSMPWWLLGFSMVATTFSTDTPNLVTDIVRNNGVSGNWVWWAFLLTGLLTVFVYAKLWRKSEVLTDMEFYELRYGGKPAKFLRGFRSIYLGLFFNIITLAAVHLAAIKIGGIMLGLSSVQTLLIGGVITVTFSAIGGFRGVVYTDFVLFFAAMIGAIWASYYLVNLPEVGGITQLINHENVAGKLSILPDFSDTEALIAILIIPLAVQWWSSWYPGAEPGGGGYIAQRMLAAKNENHAVASTFFFNIMHYALRPWPWILVALASLVVYPDIASIHEAFPHIEESKLGHDLAYSAMLTKLPSGLLGLVLASLGAAYMSTISTQLNWGSSYLVNDFYKQTVRKDASEKELVNIGRLSTVVLMVASAILALLLNNAIQLFEILLMFGAGTGLVYILRWFWWRINAWSEISVMFAAAFVSLFLTFSDASETLFGYTDAAGVFVPGALPGWSRFIVIVLVVTAVWLVATLLTPPEKKEVLYSFYKKTQPGGPGWRKIVNQARAEDTAIVDGGKKWTVPSGILAMLLGCVLVYGCMFATGNWIYGNYGLASGLTAAVVVAALLLARVWKSLKGDIL; translated from the coding sequence ATGCAGCTCAGCTCCCTGGATTACGCCCTGATCATCGGGTTCTTCGCAATCGTACTGACCATCGGGATCGTCGTTTCCAAACGGTCCGGCAAAAACACCGCAGAGTATTTCCTTTCCGGCCGCAGTATGCCCTGGTGGCTCCTGGGATTTTCGATGGTGGCCACCACTTTTTCCACGGATACCCCGAATCTGGTAACGGACATCGTCCGGAACAACGGGGTTTCCGGCAACTGGGTCTGGTGGGCCTTCCTCCTCACCGGCCTCCTCACTGTTTTCGTCTATGCGAAGCTTTGGCGGAAATCCGAAGTGCTCACAGACATGGAGTTTTACGAACTCCGCTACGGGGGAAAACCGGCCAAGTTCCTGCGGGGTTTCCGGTCTATCTACCTCGGGCTGTTTTTCAACATCATCACCCTGGCGGCCGTCCACCTGGCGGCTATCAAAATCGGCGGGATCATGCTCGGGTTGTCTTCCGTGCAGACCCTGCTCATCGGCGGGGTCATTACGGTGACTTTCAGTGCCATCGGGGGCTTTCGCGGAGTCGTCTACACGGATTTCGTGTTGTTTTTCGCCGCGATGATCGGCGCCATCTGGGCTTCGTATTACCTGGTGAACCTGCCCGAGGTGGGCGGGATTACCCAGCTGATCAACCACGAGAACGTGGCCGGCAAACTTTCCATCCTCCCGGATTTCTCGGACACCGAAGCCCTGATCGCCATATTGATCATTCCCCTGGCGGTACAGTGGTGGAGTTCCTGGTACCCCGGGGCCGAACCCGGGGGCGGGGGGTACATCGCCCAGCGGATGCTCGCCGCCAAGAACGAGAACCACGCCGTGGCCTCCACCTTCTTTTTCAATATCATGCACTATGCGCTCCGGCCCTGGCCCTGGATTTTGGTGGCCCTGGCCTCCCTGGTGGTCTATCCGGACATCGCCTCCATCCACGAGGCCTTCCCCCATATCGAGGAGAGCAAACTGGGCCACGACCTGGCGTACTCCGCCATGCTCACCAAGTTGCCCAGCGGGCTGCTGGGCCTCGTCCTGGCCTCGCTGGGCGCAGCGTATATGAGTACGATTTCCACCCAGCTCAACTGGGGGTCGTCCTACCTGGTCAACGACTTCTATAAGCAAACCGTGCGAAAGGACGCCTCCGAGAAGGAGCTCGTGAACATCGGCCGGTTGTCCACCGTCGTGCTGATGGTGGCCAGTGCCATTTTGGCGCTGCTGCTGAACAACGCCATCCAGCTATTCGAGATCCTGCTCATGTTCGGGGCAGGGACCGGACTGGTTTATATCCTCCGGTGGTTCTGGTGGCGGATCAATGCCTGGAGCGAAATATCCGTGATGTTTGCGGCGGCTTTTGTGAGCCTGTTCCTGACGTTTTCGGATGCCTCCGAGACGCTGTTCGGCTATACGGATGCTGCCGGGGTTTTTGTACCCGGGGCGTTGCCTGGCTGGTCGCGATTCATCGTGATCGTCCTGGTGGTCACCGCGGTCTGGTTGGTAGCCACCCTGCTGACCCCGCCGGAAAAAAAGGAAGTCCTTTACAGCTTTTATAAAAAAACGCAACCCGGGGGCCCCGGCTGGCGGAAAATCGTCAACCAGGCGCGGGCAGAGGATACGGCCATTGTGGACGGAGGCAAAAAATGGACGGTGCCCTCCGGCATCCTCGCCATGCTGCTGGGCTGCGTATTGGTCTATGGCTGTATGTTCGCCACGGGGAACTGGATCTACGGAAATTACGGTCTGGCCTCCGGGCTGACAGCAGCGGTAGTGGTGGCAGCATTATTACTGGCCCGGGTCTGGAAGTCGCTTAAGGGGGATATTTTATAA
- the rpmF gene encoding 50S ribosomal protein L32: MAHPKRKISKTRRDKRRTHYKATNPTLAKDPTTGEVHLYHRAHWHEGKLYYRGQVLVDKTEEGAV; this comes from the coding sequence ATGGCACATCCTAAGAGAAAGATCTCCAAGACCAGAAGGGATAAGCGGCGTACGCACTACAAAGCCACCAACCCGACGCTGGCCAAGGATCCGACAACCGGAGAGGTTCACCTGTACCACCGGGCCCACTGGCACGAAGGCAAGCTTTATTACCGCGGCCAGGTCCTGGTAGACAAGACCGAAGAAGGAGCCGTATAA